The following proteins are co-located in the Paenibacillus sp. FSL H8-0079 genome:
- a CDS encoding helix-turn-helix domain-containing protein — protein MKVNLKRNWHTKLMYSYFPIFLLTISILIFLSFLIVNELSRNETQKADMISTRYIVDTLERSLSDIELRLLEDIGANKTYSRFLEAGQGQLSSQFIYDAASGLGRMLDQQDMIQSIYLYRMSDSQILTPRGMMRLEDFQDRVYIEQALKDRENLGWNLPREYKERSFDVPSQVISMNKWLPLPWGGEGLLVITIRMYAVERQIDNMTNEKLSVLQVRDKSDNLIYAAHQMGPSAGEILNRVSADKLGLVFESGIQSGQLYSWVSLVSYVWIGIGLLTIVGAVAGLIYITRRNTRPIQLIMNRIQALQPRAEEDEAAPSVKDELALIDRALEHLIAQTVDYEKQHHENLLIHRRQLLVDLMEGERMDSFRQRLRHLQPLEERFMEPKSVAVLIAEMNGDDLSTNQNILKIALMNVVEELVQNETQFGGWAEWFGNRRLIVVIASDEQEGLDRKLLMDLAKQMHMWIAEHFRLRFTFGIGRTVSGWEEITRSYASADAGLQHRLTLGKDAIVLSEQLPDRTELQSYKYLQMLADFVREFRLTGDGWRTQLDQMFVAFGEDQITDNDIRMLLQALIQMLSREFGELSERLQSQFAEEILTRLRSDIQQVETLEEIQEILQEWLKEVYRNYVSVNETKSHRAMINELRIYIEEHFDDPDLSLKHLSDRFQISGKYASYLFKEEFEMKFVDFLVKLRVEKACRLLSASDMAVQDIAVQVGYANAISFGRVFKRIMGVTPGDYRKQSGKQGEQ, from the coding sequence ATGAAAGTAAATCTGAAGCGGAATTGGCACACCAAGTTGATGTATTCCTATTTTCCTATTTTTCTGCTTACGATTTCCATTCTGATCTTTCTCTCCTTCCTGATTGTCAACGAACTCTCGCGTAATGAAACGCAAAAAGCCGACATGATCTCCACCCGCTATATCGTGGATACACTGGAGCGCTCGTTAAGCGACATTGAACTTCGGTTGCTTGAAGACATCGGTGCGAACAAGACATACAGTCGTTTTCTGGAAGCTGGACAGGGACAATTATCGAGTCAGTTCATCTATGATGCGGCAAGCGGGCTGGGACGTATGCTGGATCAGCAGGATATGATTCAATCCATTTACCTCTATCGCATGTCGGATTCCCAGATTCTTACGCCCAGAGGTATGATGCGCTTGGAAGATTTCCAAGATCGTGTTTATATTGAGCAAGCGTTGAAAGATCGCGAGAACCTCGGTTGGAACCTGCCACGTGAATACAAGGAACGTTCGTTCGACGTACCTTCACAGGTGATTAGCATGAATAAGTGGCTTCCTTTGCCGTGGGGAGGGGAAGGTCTGCTGGTCATTACGATCCGCATGTATGCAGTAGAACGGCAGATTGATAACATGACGAATGAAAAGTTGTCTGTTCTTCAGGTTAGGGATAAGAGCGACAATCTGATCTATGCCGCGCATCAAATGGGCCCTTCAGCAGGGGAAATCCTTAATCGTGTGTCTGCGGACAAGCTTGGTTTGGTCTTCGAGAGTGGCATTCAATCCGGACAACTGTATTCATGGGTATCGCTTGTCTCCTATGTGTGGATCGGCATTGGTTTATTAACGATAGTTGGTGCAGTGGCGGGCCTGATCTACATTACTCGCAGAAATACTCGACCCATTCAGTTGATCATGAATCGAATTCAGGCGCTACAGCCACGTGCCGAGGAAGATGAAGCAGCTCCGTCCGTTAAGGATGAACTGGCTCTCATCGACCGTGCGCTGGAACATTTGATTGCTCAAACGGTTGACTATGAGAAACAGCATCATGAGAACCTGCTGATTCATCGCAGACAGTTGCTTGTTGATCTGATGGAAGGAGAGCGAATGGATTCGTTCCGTCAGCGACTTCGTCATCTGCAACCGCTAGAGGAACGTTTCATGGAACCGAAGAGCGTTGCTGTCCTCATTGCGGAGATGAATGGTGACGATCTCTCGACCAATCAGAATATTCTGAAGATTGCGCTCATGAACGTGGTAGAAGAACTTGTGCAGAACGAGACCCAGTTCGGTGGTTGGGCTGAATGGTTTGGGAACCGCAGACTTATTGTGGTGATTGCATCGGATGAGCAGGAAGGACTGGATCGTAAATTGCTTATGGATCTGGCTAAACAGATGCATATGTGGATTGCGGAACACTTCCGACTCCGGTTTACCTTCGGCATTGGACGAACCGTATCAGGTTGGGAAGAGATCACGCGATCCTACGCTAGTGCAGATGCGGGTTTACAGCATAGGCTTACCCTTGGTAAAGATGCGATTGTTCTCAGTGAGCAGCTACCGGATCGTACTGAGCTTCAATCGTACAAGTACTTGCAGATGCTCGCGGACTTTGTCCGTGAATTCAGGCTTACGGGTGATGGCTGGCGGACGCAGCTGGATCAGATGTTTGTTGCGTTCGGCGAAGATCAGATTACAGATAACGATATTCGGATGTTGCTGCAGGCGTTAATCCAGATGTTGTCCCGTGAATTCGGGGAGCTGTCAGAACGGTTGCAAAGCCAGTTTGCCGAGGAAATCCTGACTCGTCTTCGCAGTGATATCCAGCAGGTGGAGACACTCGAGGAAATTCAAGAGATTTTGCAGGAATGGCTTAAAGAGGTTTATCGCAATTATGTTTCTGTGAATGAAACGAAAAGTCATCGAGCGATGATCAACGAGCTGCGGATCTATATTGAAGAGCATTTTGATGATCCGGATCTGTCGCTGAAACATCTGAGTGATCGGTTCCAAATCTCGGGTAAATATGCGAGTTATTTGTTCAAGGAAGAGTTTGAGATGAAGTTTGTTGATTTTCTTGTGAAACTGAGGGTTGAAAAGGCCTGCCGTCTGTTGTCTGCATCCGATATGGCTGTTCAGGATATTGCTGTGCAAGTGGGCTATGCCAATGCCATTTCCTTCGGCAGAGTATTTAAACGGATTATGGGCGTAACACCAGGGGACTACCGCAAGCAAAGTGGAAAACAAGGGGAGCAATAA
- a CDS encoding AAA family ATPase: MSKLIFFLGGAGSGKTTLAKALSRKHKAAFFDMDILLRPAAEAIMTLQGLDPSDRDSPEYKRLCRNLGYRITMDAALDNVQLGIDTIVVGPFTKEIGTPDWIAQELARIGHTLDDTDVRVAYIYLENEALYHKRISARQSPLDEWKLANWDAFTASLVRKEVAWPLPSASVAYIDNSSDNPAIAYAELERRMYE; the protein is encoded by the coding sequence ATGAGCAAACTAATTTTCTTTCTCGGCGGGGCCGGAAGTGGCAAGACCACACTAGCCAAAGCCCTTTCCCGTAAACATAAAGCTGCTTTCTTTGATATGGATATTCTACTTCGTCCGGCGGCTGAGGCGATCATGACCCTTCAGGGACTCGATCCATCCGACCGAGATTCGCCTGAATACAAAAGGTTATGCCGTAATCTTGGGTACCGCATTACGATGGATGCTGCTCTGGATAACGTTCAGTTGGGTATCGATACGATCGTTGTGGGGCCATTTACCAAAGAAATCGGTACCCCGGATTGGATTGCTCAGGAACTTGCACGAATTGGACATACCCTGGATGATACGGATGTGCGTGTGGCCTATATTTATCTTGAGAATGAAGCGTTGTATCACAAACGGATCTCAGCAAGACAATCCCCACTAGATGAATGGAAACTTGCAAACTGGGATGCTTTCACAGCTTCTCTCGTCCGTAAAGAAGTAGCTTGGCCGCTCCCTTCTGCATCCGTTGCTTATATTGATAACTCCAGTGATAATCCTGCGATTGCCTATGCCGAACTTGAACGACGGATGTACGAGTAA
- a CDS encoding helix-turn-helix transcriptional regulator, whose product MQVNKQMIKGSTETLILTLLQERPLYGYELIKELHRQSEGVFNLKEGTLYPILHAMEIEGWVESYWMEVEGRKRKYYSIRDKGMEALQSKKAEWNMFRRAVDRVLGEGGLT is encoded by the coding sequence TTGCAGGTTAACAAACAAATGATTAAAGGCAGTACCGAAACATTGATTCTGACCCTGCTTCAGGAACGACCGTTGTACGGTTATGAATTAATTAAGGAATTACATCGTCAATCCGAGGGTGTTTTTAATCTGAAAGAGGGTACGCTATATCCTATTTTGCATGCTATGGAGATTGAAGGATGGGTAGAGTCGTACTGGATGGAGGTTGAAGGCCGTAAACGGAAATATTATTCGATTCGTGACAAGGGCATGGAGGCCTTACAAAGTAAAAAAGCAGAATGGAATATGTTCCGTAGAGCTGTGGATCGGGTGCTTGGGGAAGGAGGCCTGACATGA
- a CDS encoding extracellular solute-binding protein translates to MRLFQRRKAGKASSILAVVTAFTLLLSACSSGSESTSSSGESGSGEKTTLKVEIFDRGNTPAGYTISDSYLTRFIQEKFGDPNNIDVQFVPVPRSEEVQKLNVLMASGSEVPDIVFTYDSGTFNRYAQQGGLTELTDLINQTGPNLKKLLGDETLAYGQYDGQQFAVPGKRLVLGKYASYVRQDWLDTLGLPSPETAEELHTTLKAFKEKDPGNVGTGLIPMGMSIASAQYEPLIWSFIEPLTEEQKYTLTQQLGSNDYPTLLPGFKDALKYLNTLYNEGLMSKDFGLDKDKKKLWEDVSNGKVGFYTEDAGEIYISGTYKNLQTNQPGAVMTPIDAFKNSEGKFAKPAYAPNAMYVMIPKSSNNAEAAMKYLDWMASGNNLFDLQFGVENENYELVDGVPLIKDDASPEIAGRIYNSGDIAIIVNGKYVGDDKKNEEAYVVQVESKYRDDMRKSVAISNTDTIQPVRFSKPIEAEARYGNGLKDKFMEFFVKTTISKPADFEATYDSMMKDYMASGGQAILDERTEAYNAMK, encoded by the coding sequence ATGAGATTATTTCAAAGACGTAAGGCAGGCAAGGCAAGTTCAATCCTCGCAGTGGTAACAGCATTCACTCTATTATTATCTGCATGTTCGTCAGGAAGCGAATCTACATCTTCATCAGGAGAGTCGGGTTCGGGGGAAAAAACGACTTTGAAAGTGGAAATCTTCGACCGGGGAAACACACCGGCGGGCTACACCATTTCGGACAGTTATCTGACTCGCTTCATTCAAGAGAAGTTTGGCGATCCAAACAACATCGACGTTCAGTTTGTTCCGGTACCACGCTCGGAGGAAGTACAGAAGCTTAACGTTCTGATGGCGAGTGGCTCTGAAGTACCTGATATCGTCTTTACCTACGACTCGGGAACATTCAACCGTTATGCACAACAAGGTGGTTTAACTGAACTTACGGATCTGATCAATCAAACGGGTCCTAACCTGAAAAAATTGCTGGGAGATGAAACGCTGGCCTACGGTCAATACGATGGACAACAGTTTGCGGTTCCAGGTAAACGTCTCGTACTTGGTAAGTACGCATCCTATGTTCGTCAGGACTGGTTGGACACGCTCGGATTGCCTTCACCGGAGACAGCTGAGGAGCTGCATACAACACTGAAGGCCTTTAAGGAAAAAGATCCGGGTAACGTTGGTACAGGACTTATTCCAATGGGGATGTCCATTGCCTCTGCTCAATATGAGCCCCTGATCTGGTCATTCATTGAACCACTGACGGAAGAACAAAAATATACATTAACTCAACAACTGGGTTCTAATGACTATCCAACGTTGTTGCCTGGTTTCAAGGATGCCTTGAAATATTTGAACACACTCTATAATGAAGGATTAATGAGCAAAGACTTTGGACTCGACAAAGACAAGAAAAAGCTGTGGGAAGATGTGTCTAACGGCAAAGTTGGATTCTACACCGAGGATGCAGGAGAGATATACATCTCTGGTACGTACAAAAACTTGCAAACCAATCAACCTGGTGCAGTGATGACACCGATCGATGCATTCAAAAACTCCGAAGGCAAATTCGCCAAACCGGCTTATGCACCCAATGCGATGTATGTCATGATTCCGAAGTCAAGCAACAATGCGGAAGCAGCAATGAAGTATCTCGATTGGATGGCTTCAGGCAACAACCTGTTCGACCTGCAATTCGGTGTTGAAAATGAGAACTATGAACTGGTGGATGGAGTTCCACTGATCAAGGATGATGCTTCTCCTGAAATCGCAGGTCGTATCTATAATTCCGGTGACATTGCCATTATCGTCAATGGTAAATACGTTGGGGATGACAAGAAAAATGAAGAAGCTTATGTCGTACAGGTAGAGTCGAAGTATCGGGATGATATGCGTAAGTCGGTAGCGATCTCTAACACGGACACGATTCAACCGGTGCGCTTCTCCAAACCGATTGAGGCGGAAGCACGCTACGGTAACGGGCTGAAAGACAAGTTTATGGAGTTCTTCGTGAAAACAACCATTTCCAAACCTGCTGATTTTGAAGCCACGTATGACAGCATGATGAAAGATTACATGGCGAGCGGTGGTCAAGCGATCCTGGATGAACGTACAGAAGCTTACAATGCGATGAAATAA
- a CDS encoding carbohydrate ABC transporter permease, translated as MSENTANRIFNTVNVILIVITMVLCLAPFIHIIAISLSSNRAIGSGEVSFFPKELSFEAYTKVFADGSMIRSLIYTIWLTVLSTVLSMVMTIAAAYPLAKSNLKGRKWFMLVIVVTMFFSGGIIPEYILIKNLHLLDSTWGLILPGLISPFYMIILITFFRGIPESLEEAAGIDGSSHFGTLMRIILPLSLPVMATLSLFYAVGRWNGFQDALMYITKPELYPLQLKLYQMIQQNQITELMQNEGIGAVQVLPESLKAASVIFSTLPILLVYPWLQRYFISGVMVGAVKG; from the coding sequence ATGTCTGAAAACACGGCGAATCGAATATTCAACACGGTAAATGTCATTCTTATTGTCATTACGATGGTGCTGTGTCTTGCACCATTCATTCATATTATTGCGATCTCGCTCAGTTCGAACCGGGCGATCGGTTCAGGAGAAGTTTCCTTTTTCCCAAAAGAGTTATCCTTTGAGGCGTATACTAAAGTATTTGCAGATGGATCAATGATTCGTTCCCTCATCTATACCATTTGGCTGACCGTCCTGAGTACGGTGCTCAGCATGGTGATGACCATTGCAGCGGCATATCCACTGGCGAAGAGTAATCTGAAAGGGCGCAAGTGGTTCATGCTTGTCATTGTGGTGACGATGTTCTTCAGTGGGGGCATTATTCCCGAGTACATTCTGATCAAGAATCTACATCTACTCGACAGCACATGGGGGCTTATTCTGCCTGGATTGATTAGTCCGTTCTATATGATCATCCTCATTACCTTCTTCCGAGGGATTCCTGAAAGTCTGGAAGAAGCGGCGGGCATTGATGGAAGTAGCCACTTTGGAACACTTATGCGGATTATTTTGCCGCTATCCCTTCCGGTTATGGCGACACTGAGTCTATTCTACGCGGTAGGACGGTGGAATGGTTTCCAGGATGCACTCATGTATATTACCAAGCCTGAGCTATACCCTTTGCAATTGAAATTGTATCAGATGATTCAGCAAAACCAGATTACAGAACTGATGCAGAACGAAGGCATTGGTGCCGTTCAGGTCCTACCTGAGAGTCTGAAAGCAGCCAGCGTTATATTCTCCACGTTACCGATCCTGCTTGTGTATCCGTGGTTGCAACGGTACTTTATCAGTGGCGTAATGGTAGGTGCTGTAAAAGGTTAA
- a CDS encoding ABC transporter permease subunit yields the protein MKTSIYFRRNWQLYALLLLPMIYFIIFKYGPMYGVQIAFKDFNFFQGIAGSEWIGLDAFREVFQNQGFYTALRNTLVLNMLDLLVSFPAPLILAILLFELKKAWFKKLAQTLLYIPHFISWVIIGGIVLQVFGTQSGFINNILMSMGFDPLPFLSDKNYWLFTYLAVGVWQSAGWGTILYLASLTGINRELYEAAEVDGASRLRRIWHISLPGIKTTIVTLLIINVGNMISIGFDRPFIIGNVAVREYSDVLSTFVYRVGLQSGQVTLATAVGLFQALVGLVFILGANYTSKKLTDESIM from the coding sequence ATGAAAACAAGCATCTATTTCCGCAGAAACTGGCAACTATATGCGTTGCTCCTACTGCCCATGATCTACTTCATTATTTTCAAGTATGGGCCAATGTATGGCGTGCAGATTGCGTTCAAGGACTTTAACTTCTTTCAAGGTATCGCTGGTAGTGAGTGGATTGGCTTGGATGCGTTCAGAGAAGTCTTTCAAAATCAGGGATTCTACACGGCATTACGCAATACGTTAGTGCTTAACATGCTGGACTTACTGGTATCCTTCCCAGCGCCACTGATATTGGCTATTTTATTATTCGAGCTGAAGAAGGCCTGGTTTAAAAAGTTGGCACAGACCTTACTGTACATTCCTCACTTTATTTCGTGGGTTATTATTGGAGGGATCGTACTTCAGGTATTCGGTACGCAATCCGGTTTCATTAACAATATCTTAATGAGTATGGGATTCGATCCGTTACCATTCCTTTCAGACAAAAACTATTGGCTCTTCACGTATCTTGCGGTAGGCGTGTGGCAGAGTGCAGGCTGGGGTACGATACTGTATCTGGCATCCCTGACAGGGATTAACCGGGAACTGTACGAAGCGGCAGAAGTGGATGGAGCAAGTCGGCTACGCAGAATCTGGCACATCTCCTTGCCAGGCATCAAAACGACGATTGTTACCTTATTGATCATCAATGTCGGCAACATGATCTCTATCGGCTTCGACCGACCATTTATTATCGGTAACGTGGCTGTACGTGAATACTCGGATGTGCTCAGCACATTTGTCTATCGTGTCGGTTTACAGTCTGGTCAGGTTACGCTCGCAACAGCTGTAGGTTTGTTCCAGGCTTTAGTTGGACTTGTCTTCATACTCGGAGCGAACTATACGTCCAAGAAATTAACCGATGAGAGCATTATGTAG
- a CDS encoding transposase has product MGEQRQRYNEEFKKQTVKFIQEQTKTLGDLAEELNIPKSTLHQWMSKYRELKHEPVASVDRVKQLEAELQEMRRLLQEKEHTLADTQEELAIVKKAVHIFSKPKS; this is encoded by the coding sequence ATGGGAGAACAGCGGCAACGATATAACGAAGAATTCAAGAAACAAACGGTCAAATTCATTCAAGAGCAGACGAAGACACTTGGAGATTTGGCAGAAGAACTCAACATTCCAAAAAGTACGTTGCACCAATGGATGAGTAAGTACCGCGAACTAAAACATGAGCCTGTTGCCAGCGTAGATCGAGTGAAACAACTGGAAGCAGAACTCCAAGAGATGCGCCGGTTGCTTCAAGAGAAAGAGCACACGCTCGCGGATACACAAGAAGAACTGGCGATTGTAAAAAAAGCAGTGCACATCTTCAGCAAACCAAAGAGCTAA
- a CDS encoding permease prefix domain 1-containing protein — translation MTNRHERIQHYLDHMCVQVKAREVHNDLRDELGNHIEEMMLDKEQEGYTEEEAIAYAIEQMGDPAVVGKSMHRLHRHRMHWGLLVGLIGLSITSLLLIWIFTINVADEKYQFLYRGHVIYTVIGVMIMLFFIYFDYRKLKKAAWWIYILLNALLWINPMISTNFYGMSRFLIAPLGFVIDLTTASVWILPLAIGAIVQEKLHSNCNMQSILTYIAMVALPVVLLFQMSDWVRMFLFGTMSIILFGWLTRKWLYTVLGAVVTGSIFVLLLFFADRYGPLERLSVVLNLQDDPYGGYSNNSIIKIIQSAGILLLVGIIWFVASMVKMLSRIRDNFGRMIIISITSMFALQIIYSLAMTTGKAPILSIVFPLIGYGNHLLFEYAMVGLLLGIYRRKDTISTINEKIQQKMDADLLTNS, via the coding sequence ATGACAAATCGACATGAGCGAATTCAGCATTATCTTGATCACATGTGTGTTCAGGTTAAAGCTCGCGAAGTACATAACGACCTGCGTGATGAGTTGGGAAACCACATAGAAGAAATGATGTTGGACAAAGAACAAGAAGGTTATACAGAGGAAGAAGCAATTGCATATGCGATTGAACAGATGGGTGATCCAGCTGTCGTAGGCAAGAGCATGCACCGGTTGCATCGCCATCGTATGCATTGGGGTCTGTTAGTTGGACTAATTGGTTTGTCTATAACTAGCCTGTTACTGATATGGATTTTTACGATTAATGTAGCAGATGAAAAGTATCAGTTCTTATATCGCGGTCATGTGATTTACACCGTTATAGGTGTAATGATTATGTTGTTCTTTATTTACTTTGATTATCGTAAGTTGAAAAAAGCTGCTTGGTGGATCTATATTCTACTTAATGCCCTGTTGTGGATTAATCCAATGATATCTACGAATTTTTATGGTATGAGCAGATTCCTGATTGCACCACTTGGATTTGTAATAGACCTTACCACTGCTTCAGTGTGGATTTTGCCACTTGCCATAGGGGCAATTGTGCAGGAGAAGCTTCATTCAAACTGCAATATGCAATCCATATTGACCTATATTGCTATGGTAGCGTTACCTGTAGTGCTATTGTTTCAAATGTCGGACTGGGTGCGCATGTTTCTGTTTGGCACAATGTCCATTATTTTATTTGGTTGGCTCACGCGAAAATGGCTTTATACAGTCTTAGGTGCTGTTGTAACAGGAAGTATTTTTGTATTGTTATTGTTTTTTGCAGATAGGTACGGCCCCCTGGAGAGGCTTTCTGTCGTTTTGAATCTTCAGGATGACCCTTACGGTGGCTATAGTAACAATTCCATTATTAAAATTATTCAATCAGCCGGGATACTGTTATTGGTGGGTATCATCTGGTTTGTTGCAAGTATGGTGAAGATGCTTTCTCGCATTCGGGACAATTTCGGTCGAATGATAATTATCAGTATCACATCCATGTTTGCGTTGCAAATCATCTATTCGTTGGCGATGACTACCGGCAAGGCTCCAATTCTTAGCATTGTTTTTCCTTTAATAGGATATGGCAATCACCTGCTTTTCGAATATGCCATGGTCGGCTTACTTCTCGGTATTTATCGTCGGAAGGATACCATTTCGACGATAAATGAAAAAATACAGCAGAAGATGGATGCCGACCTACTGACCAATTCATAG
- a CDS encoding TIM barrel protein — MYTDKQEYSFSTCWNIKRHTTGQGMIEEIKSLGFRQVELNYNVTEEMLQTIEPMIERGEIGISSVHNTFPHVADPDYGTDSVLLGFDDEPRRKRAIELLLRSAEYAHRYGAKAVVVHPGEVPFEYNIDEALKKIYHDQGPDSSAYQSLWQEMLEKREDGSAHYLSRIQESLEEVCDLSEQRGYGVNFGIETRSRCYQMPTLHEAGKIIGQMKGAPLGLWYDIGHGMMMDRMGLYDNVREANALIDHVVGVHIHETVGLADHWCPYVHSKDMTFFDSFLDIIDRSPVKVYELKAACTPEEIDESHGLITARIAERQAARQRG; from the coding sequence ATGTATACGGACAAACAGGAATATTCGTTCTCAACATGTTGGAATATCAAACGTCATACGACCGGACAAGGCATGATCGAGGAGATCAAGTCTCTTGGATTCAGACAGGTTGAACTGAATTATAACGTTACGGAAGAGATGCTGCAGACGATAGAACCGATGATTGAACGGGGAGAGATCGGTATATCCAGTGTGCATAATACATTTCCGCATGTGGCTGATCCGGATTACGGGACGGATTCCGTCCTGCTCGGATTCGATGATGAGCCGCGCCGCAAACGGGCGATTGAACTGTTACTTCGCTCAGCCGAGTACGCACATCGTTATGGGGCCAAGGCTGTCGTTGTACATCCCGGTGAGGTTCCGTTTGAATACAATATAGATGAAGCGTTGAAAAAGATATATCACGATCAAGGACCGGATTCATCGGCATATCAATCTTTATGGCAAGAGATGCTGGAGAAGCGGGAAGATGGCAGTGCTCATTATCTGAGCCGGATTCAGGAAAGTCTGGAAGAGGTATGCGACTTGTCGGAGCAGCGGGGATACGGAGTGAATTTCGGTATTGAGACCCGTTCACGCTGTTATCAGATGCCGACTTTGCACGAAGCAGGAAAGATCATTGGACAAATGAAGGGCGCGCCGCTTGGTCTCTGGTACGATATTGGTCACGGCATGATGATGGATCGAATGGGCCTATATGACAATGTACGTGAAGCTAACGCGTTGATTGATCACGTGGTTGGGGTGCATATTCATGAAACCGTAGGGTTGGCAGATCATTGGTGTCCATACGTTCATAGCAAAGACATGACCTTCTTTGATTCCTTTTTGGATATTATCGACCGTTCGCCGGTGAAAGTATATGAGCTGAAAGCCGCTTGTACACCGGAAGAGATCGATGAAAGTCACGGATTGATTACAGCTCGCATTGCTGAACGTCAAGCGGCACGTCAGCGCGGATAA